A segment of the Streptomyces sp. Tu 2975 genome:
TCGCGGGACGTCCAGCACCTCGTCGACGCCGACGGCGCCCTCCTCGCGGAGCTCAGCCGGGACGCCGTCGTCGCGGAGCGCCTCCATGGGGGCGAGGGGACCGCTCAGTGGGACGAGATCGAGGTGGAGCTGGCCGACGGCGGAGAGCCGTCCTTTCTGGACGCCGTCGACAAGAAGCTCAGGAAGGCCGGCGTTCGCACGGCCGTCGCGCCGTCCAAGCTGGTCAGGGCACTGACGGAGACCGGGGGCGGTCCGGCGGAGCGCCGACGGCGGGGGGATGCGCGGACGGCGGGCGATCATGTTCTCGCCTATCTGGAGAAGGAGGTCGCCGCGGTCGTCGCCCACGATCCCGGTGTGCGTCGCGACCTGCCCGACGCCGTGCACCAGATGCGGGTCGCCACCCGGCGGCTTCGCAGCGCCCTGCGGAGCTATCGGAAGGTCGTCGACCGCGATGTCACGGGGCCTCTGATCGACGAGCTCAAGTGGCTCGCGGGCGAGCTGGGCGTCGCGCGTGACCAGGAGGTGTTGGCGGAACGGCTGGCCGAGCGGGTCGACGCCGTGCCCGTGACGCTGCTCCTCGGCCCGGTCGACGCACGGCTGGCCGCGTGGGCCGCGGCCGGCGCCGCCGACGCGCGGAAGACGGTGATCGCCGCGCTCGACAGCGACCGCTATCTCGCCCTGCTCGACGCGCTGGACGCGCTGTGCGCCCGCCCGCCGCTGCTGAAGGCGGCCGCGGGAGCGCCCGCGGACGTACTGCCCAAGGCCGTGCTGAAGGAGTACGACCGGCTGGCCGCCCGTATGGACAGGGCCCTGTCGCTGCCGGCGGGGGAGGAGCGGGACCACGCCATGCACGACGCCCGCAAGGCGGCCAAACGGGCGCGGTACGCGGCCGAGGTCGCGAAACCCGCGCTCGGCAAGGCCGCGAAGCGGTTCGGGAAGCGCATGAAGGCCGTGCAGAGCGTGCTCGGCGACCACCAGGACAGCGTCGTCGCGCGGGAGGCGCTGCGTGAGCTCGCGGTCCGGGCGCATGCGGCGGGGGAGACCGCCTTCGTCTGGGGACTGCTGTACGGACGGGAGGAGGCCCGCGCCGAAGGGCGGGAGGCCGAGCTGCCCGGGGTGTGGGCCAAGGCGTCGGCCCCCGGATCCGGACGGCACTCGGCCGCTGAGTGGGCGGGTACGCTTGAGAGTCGCCCCCTTGCCAGCCCACGAAGGTTTCCATGTCTGCCGAGTCGGTCTTCCCACAGCTCGAAGCGCTGCTCCCGCATGTGCAGAAGCCCATCCAGTACGTCGGCGGTGAGCTGAACTCCACCGTCAAGCCCTGGGAGTCCTGCGACGTCCGCTGGGCGCTCATGTACCCGGACGCCTACGAGGTCGGTCTGCCCAACCAGGGCGTCATGATCCTCTACGAGGTGCTGAACGAACGCGAAGGCGTGCTGGCCGAGCGCACGTACAGCGTCTGGCCGGACCTCGAGGAGCTGATGCGTGAGCACAGGGTCCCGCAGTTCACGGTGGACAGCCACCGGCCCGTCGGCGCGTTCGACGTCTTCGGGCTGAGCTTCTCCACGGAGCTCGGCTACACCAACATGCTCACGGCCCTCGACCTCGCGGGCATCCCGCTGGAGTCCAAGGACCGCACGGTGGACCACCCGATCGTGCTGGCCGGCGGGCACGCGGCGTTCAACCCGGAGCCGATCGCCGACTTCATCGACTGCGCGGTCATCGGTGACGGTGAGCAGGCCGTGCTCGACATGACCGCGATCATCCGCGCCTGGAAGGCCGAAGGCCGCCCGGGCGGACGCGAGGAGGTCCTCTTCCGTCTCGCGAAGACCGGCAACGTGTACGTGCCGCGCTTCTACGACGTCGAGTACCTGCCCGACGGCCGCATCGGCCGTGTGGTCCCGAACAGGTCGGGTGTGCCGTGGCGGGTGTCCAAGCACACCGTCATGGACCTCGACGAGTGGCCCTACCCGAAGCAGCCGCTGGTCCCGCTCGCCGAGACCGTCCACGAGCGGATGTCCGTCGAGATCTTCCGCGGCTGCACCCGCGGCTGCCGCTTCTGCCAGGCCGGCATGATCACGCGCCCCGTGCGGGAGCGAAGCATCACCGGCATCGGCGACATGGTCGAGAAGGGTCTCAAGGCGACCGGCTTCGAAGAGGTCGGCCTGCTGTCGCTGTCCTCCGCGGACCACAGCGAGATCGGCGACATCGCGAAGGGCCTCGCGGACCGGTACGAAGAGGACAAGATCGGCCTCTCGCTGCCGTCGACCCGCGTCGACGCGTTCAACGTCGACCTCGCCAACGAACTGACCAGGAACGGCCGCAGGTCCG
Coding sequences within it:
- a CDS encoding CYTH and CHAD domain-containing protein; this encodes MADTKREIERKYEAGPDTPLPDMTEVARVAEVVGKGVAELDAVYYDTADLRLAASSVTLRRRTGGADAGWHLKLPVAPGVRDEIAAPLSDGVPDDLVGLVRAYARGREIVPVVRLLSSRDVQHLVDADGALLAELSRDAVVAERLHGGEGTAQWDEIEVELADGGEPSFLDAVDKKLRKAGVRTAVAPSKLVRALTETGGGPAERRRRGDARTAGDHVLAYLEKEVAAVVAHDPGVRRDLPDAVHQMRVATRRLRSALRSYRKVVDRDVTGPLIDELKWLAGELGVARDQEVLAERLAERVDAVPVTLLLGPVDARLAAWAAAGAADARKTVIAALDSDRYLALLDALDALCARPPLLKAAAGAPADVLPKAVLKEYDRLAARMDRALSLPAGEERDHAMHDARKAAKRARYAAEVAKPALGKAAKRFGKRMKAVQSVLGDHQDSVVAREALRELAVRAHAAGETAFVWGLLYGREEARAEGREAELPGVWAKASAPGSGRHSAAEWAGTLESRPLASPRRFPCLPSRSSHSSKRCSRMCRSPSSTSAVS